Part of the Sulfuricella denitrificans skB26 genome is shown below.
ACCTGACCGGCGAAGTCCAGACCCGCACCCATAACTGGCATGACCTGTTCAACACCCTGGTGTGGCGGGTTTTCCCCCGCACCAAGGCAGCTATCAACCTGATGCATTACCGCACCAGCCAGGAAAACCCGCAGCCCGCAGTCGGCCGCGGCACTGCCCGCGACGTGCTGACCCTTTTCGACGAAAGCGGCGTGGTGATCGCCTGTGCGCAGGATGAACTAAGCGACATGCTGAGACAGCACCAATGGAAATCGCTGTTCTGGCAGCGGCGCAGCGAGGTGGACATTAACATGAAGTTTTTGTCTTCGGCCATTCCCTTTATGAAAAGGCTCTGCAGCCTTACATCGGCCTGACTGGCAAGTCCCTGGTTCTTCCAGTATCACCCGGCTTCCTCACGCTACCCTTTGCCCGCCAGCTGGCCGAAATCGACGCCATGATGGCCGAACATTTCCTCCAACCAGATTCGCTCCGCGCCACCTTGAATTTGAGTCCACTGCCGCTGCTCGGCGTTCCCGGCTGGTGGCCAGACAACAATTACGAATTTTTTTATGAAAACACCCGCTATTTCCGTCCGGCACCTATCTGGGAAAACCACGGATAAAGGCCTCTGCCCCCTTTTTTCACTTCACAACCTCGGGGTTCGAGGTTAAGCTTTCCAAATAACCAGAAATACAAAACATTCGTAACGGAGTTCTTCATGAAAAAAAGTATTTTGCGCACGCTGCTCCTGTCTTTTCTCGGTTTCGGCATCCTGGTCGCGGCAGTTTTTCCTTTCTATGCCAACTTCTTCGTCAACTGGAAGCCAGGCATGCTGCCATGGTTCGTCGTTGGTTGCCTGATCGCAGGCCTGGGTATTGGCGTGGTGAACTACGTGCTGCTCAACACCATCCTGCTGAACCGGTTGCGACGCATTTCCGAAGTGGCAAATGCCATCTCTAACAAGGATCTCACGCACAAATGCTCGATGCAAAGCGCCGACACCATCGGAGAGATCATTACCAGTTTCAACAACATGGCAACGAACCTGCGCGAGCTGATCGGCCAGACCGTCACCCTGAGCGGCAGCGTCCGCGTCGACAGCACCAGCATTCGTGACTTCATGTCAGGCATCACCGGCAACCTGAACGAACAAACCGGCCGGACCGGAGAAATCAGCAGCGCTATAGACCGTCTTGCCAACACCGTCGAACAGATATCCAACAATTCCGCCGATGCTGCAGGCAAAGCACGCGAAGCCACCGAGCATGCACGCCAGGGTGGTGATGTGGTACAAAAAACCGTGCAGGGCATCGACAAGATCAGCCGGGCCGTCAACGAAGCGGCCAACGCCGTCGAAGAACTGGGACGAAATTCCGACCAGATCGGCGCAATCGTGGCGGTGATCAACGAAATTGCTGGCCAGACCAATTTGCTCGCGCTCAATGCGGCGATCGAAGCCGCCCGCGCCGGCGAGCAGGGGCGCGGCTTTGCGGTGGTGGCAGACGAGGTCAGGAAGCTTGCGGAAAAAACCAGCAGCGCCACGGCCGAAATCGGCGGAATGATACAGGCAATCCAGCAAAAAACCGGCGAAGCGGTCAGAACCATGAATGCGGGCACAGCAGATGTGAAGGAAGGTGTCGAGAATGCCCGCGAAGCCGGCAACTCGCTGCGTAATATCGTCGAAAGCGCCGAACAGGTCACCGCCATGGTGCAAGAAATCGCCAGCGCCACCCAGATACAGAAACAGGATGCTCACAATATTCGACAGAACATTGCTGGAATCGGCGACCTGATCGAAAGTACCCTGAAAAACACTCGCGAAGGCACCGCTAAAGCCAAAAACCTCACCGCGCTGGCAGAAAGCCTGGACAACACCGTTAACGCCTTCAAACTCAATTAGGCATGGCGCGCAGCCTTGCCGCCGATGTCAGCGGCCGCGAGGTCTGGGCGTGGGCTATGTACGACTTCGCCAACTCCGGCTACACCACCGTTGTCATCACTGCCATCTTCAATGCCTATTTCGTTGCCGTCGTAGCCGGCGATCAGCCGTGGGGCACTTTTGCCTGGACCGCCGCGCTCGCGCTGTCCTATGCCCTCATCATGCTGATGGCGCCACTGGCAGGCGTCTATGCCGACCTGTACGCTGCCAAGAAAAAACTGCTGCTGATCAGCACGGCTGGTTGCGTGATATTCACTGCGGCACTCGCCCTAGTTGAGCCGGGCCAGATCTGGCTCGCTATCCCGCTGATCGTGCTATCCAACTTCTTTTACGGTAGCGGCGAAAACCTGATCGCCGCTTTCCTTCCAGAACTGGCACGCGGCCGTTCGCTGGGCAAGGTTTCCGGCTGGGGCTGGAGCTTCGGCTACCTCGGCGGACTGGTCAGCCTCGGCGCCTGCCTGGCCTATGTAAACTGGGCGGAAGCACATGGCCAGCAAGCGGCGGATTTCGTCCCGATCACCATGCTGATCACGGCGGCGCTATTCGCCTTGGCAAGCCTGCCTACCTTTTTGTTTCTCAAGGAAAGGGCCGTACCGCAAACGCACGCTCGACACCACCTGATCCAGGAAACTTACACCCGGCTCGGACAGACTCTGCGCCATGCCGCCCACTACCGCGACCTGCGCCGATTTCTGATCTGCACCGTGTTCTACCAGGCAGGCATCCAGGCGGTCATCAGTCTCGCCGCAATCTACGCCCAGCAGGCCATGCACTTTTCCACCCGCGACACCATCCTGCTGGTTCTCGTGGTCAACATCACGGCTGCAGCCGGCGCCTTCCTGTTCGGCCACCTGCAAGACCGGATCGGCCACATCCAGACCATCGCGATTACCCTGGTGCTGTGGATCATCATGGTGCTGCTCGCCTGGGGCGCGCAAGGACCACAGATGTTCTGGCTAGCCGCCAACCTCGCCGGCATTGCCATGGGGGCAAGCCAGTCGGCGGGACGGGCAATGATCGGGCTGCTGAGCCCGGCAAAACGGCGCGCCGAATTCTTCGGGCTGTGGGGACTGGCAGTGAAATTTTCCGCCATTCTTGGTCCAATCACCTACGGTCTCACGAGTTGGCTGTCCAAGGGCGACCATCGCATGGCCATCCTGGCCACCGGCAGCTACTTCGTCGTGGGATTGGTGCTGTTGAGCGGGGTGGATGTACTGAGAGGACGCCGCGCCGCGCTACGCGACGCAACAACTTAGCGCTTCTTACTAAAACTCAAGGAAGCCTGACCCCGGAAAAGTGCCGAGAACAAATAAAAAAGGGATACCCCGAAAGATATCCCGTCAAAGCAGAACAAATCGAAATTATGCGTCAGCCAGTGCCACTTTACGACGACGCATTACCACACCAAGCATACCGACCGCAGAAGCCAGTAACGGGAGGGCGGCAGGCAACGGCACAGCGGTGACAGGCAACGGCA
Proteins encoded:
- a CDS encoding MFS transporter, whose product is MARSLAADVSGREVWAWAMYDFANSGYTTVVITAIFNAYFVAVVAGDQPWGTFAWTAALALSYALIMLMAPLAGVYADLYAAKKKLLLISTAGCVIFTAALALVEPGQIWLAIPLIVLSNFFYGSGENLIAAFLPELARGRSLGKVSGWGWSFGYLGGLVSLGACLAYVNWAEAHGQQAADFVPITMLITAALFALASLPTFLFLKERAVPQTHARHHLIQETYTRLGQTLRHAAHYRDLRRFLICTVFYQAGIQAVISLAAIYAQQAMHFSTRDTILLVLVVNITAAAGAFLFGHLQDRIGHIQTIAITLVLWIIMVLLAWGAQGPQMFWLAANLAGIAMGASQSAGRAMIGLLSPAKRRAEFFGLWGLAVKFSAILGPITYGLTSWLSKGDHRMAILATGSYFVVGLVLLSGVDVLRGRRAALRDATT
- a CDS encoding methyl-accepting chemotaxis protein: MKKSILRTLLLSFLGFGILVAAVFPFYANFFVNWKPGMLPWFVVGCLIAGLGIGVVNYVLLNTILLNRLRRISEVANAISNKDLTHKCSMQSADTIGEIITSFNNMATNLRELIGQTVTLSGSVRVDSTSIRDFMSGITGNLNEQTGRTGEISSAIDRLANTVEQISNNSADAAGKAREATEHARQGGDVVQKTVQGIDKISRAVNEAANAVEELGRNSDQIGAIVAVINEIAGQTNLLALNAAIEAARAGEQGRGFAVVADEVRKLAEKTSSATAEIGGMIQAIQQKTGEAVRTMNAGTADVKEGVENAREAGNSLRNIVESAEQVTAMVQEIASATQIQKQDAHNIRQNIAGIGDLIESTLKNTREGTAKAKNLTALAESLDNTVNAFKLN